GCTACAGCATGAATCGATTTCTTTATTTATCATCATCATGTTTCAGGAAGAGAATACGAGGAGGGAATTTTATGAATTCGCCAGTGGAAATCGTTGATAAAAAAGAGGAGCTGTATCAGCGGATCAGGCGAAAAGCACAGATGTCGAGAGCAGAAGTTGTCCGGCTTATCGCTTTGGCAGGGAGCGGCCATTATGGATCCTCATTTTCCTGTGCAGAGATTTTTGCCACTCTGTATTATCACGTTATGAAGTATGATTCCAAAAATCCAAAGTGGAAAGAACGGGATCGGTTTGTTATGGGAAAGGGTCATGCGGCTGTCGGATTATACCCCATACTTGCGGACGTCGGATTTTTTCCAAAAGAAGAACTGGATACGTACACGGAGATCGGCAGCGCTTTTGGCGATCATCCCGACATGAATAAGATACCTGGGATTGATTTTAGCTCAGGGTCTCTTGGACACGGGATTTCCGTTTGCGTAGGAATGGCTTTGGGCTCCAGAATGGATGGATTGCAGAACCGCATTTTTTGTCTGCTTGGCGATGGAGAGATACAGGAAGGTCAAGTTTGGGAAGCGGCGATGAGCGCCGGGAATTTCCAGCTGGGAAACTTGGTAG
Above is a window of Fodinisporobacter ferrooxydans DNA encoding:
- a CDS encoding transketolase; this encodes MNSPVEIVDKKEELYQRIRRKAQMSRAEVVRLIALAGSGHYGSSFSCAEIFATLYYHVMKYDSKNPKWKERDRFVMGKGHAAVGLYPILADVGFFPKEELDTYTEIGSAFGDHPDMNKIPGIDFSSGSLGHGISVCVGMALGSRMDGLQNRIFCLLGDGEIQEGQVWEAAMSAGNFQLGNLVAILDNNKVTVDGFTKDLMNIYPIREKWESFGWNVVEVNGHDVPALVATFDALPAPLSEKPTIVICDTISGKGVSFMEHTFEWHVANLADEDIKKALLEIEREVK